A region from the Sandaracinus amylolyticus genome encodes:
- a CDS encoding DUF1304 domain-containing protein, which translates to MLSLLATLFVALLHVGFMVLETFLWTTPRVRKIFAQSAEQAETTRVLAGNQGVYNGALGAALAWAATAGQTAAASVLLLFVIVVGAYGAATAKRSILFIQALPAAIALALTQLGL; encoded by the coding sequence ATGCTCTCGCTCCTCGCCACGCTCTTCGTCGCGCTGCTGCACGTCGGCTTCATGGTCCTCGAGACGTTCCTCTGGACCACGCCACGCGTGCGCAAGATCTTCGCGCAGTCCGCCGAGCAGGCCGAGACGACGCGCGTGCTCGCCGGCAACCAGGGCGTCTACAACGGCGCGCTCGGCGCCGCGCTCGCGTGGGCGGCGACCGCGGGACAGACCGCGGCCGCGTCGGTGCTGCTGCTCTTCGTGATCGTCGTCGGCGCGTACGGCGCGGCGACCGCGAAGCGCAGCATCCTGTTCATCCAGGCGCTGCCCGCCGCGATCGCCCTCGCGCTCACCCAGCTCGGCCTCTGA
- a CDS encoding alternative oxidase, with translation MDTTLERRAEARRDEEARTLRAPRIRHGIAARALFAVMDLVYGRAASLVKFRVLEVIARVPYQAWENVAYVAITHTHRDPDAPSRIFGAVSEHRAQQDNEQWHLLILEELCARLGARESWLLHRAIPQVLAMVYYHLSWLLYVLHPAWSYALNRDFEDHAEREYMAFVAAHPELEREPFASRYEAEYGTYLSVADLLRQIALDEREHKLESEARIPSPRFGLERA, from the coding sequence ATGGACACCACGCTCGAGCGGCGCGCCGAGGCGCGCCGTGACGAAGAAGCGCGCACCCTGCGCGCGCCCCGCATCCGCCACGGCATCGCTGCCCGCGCGCTCTTCGCGGTGATGGATCTCGTGTACGGCCGCGCCGCGAGCCTCGTGAAGTTCCGCGTGCTCGAGGTGATCGCGCGCGTGCCCTACCAGGCCTGGGAGAACGTCGCGTACGTCGCGATCACCCACACCCATCGCGACCCCGACGCGCCCTCGCGCATCTTCGGCGCGGTGAGCGAGCACCGCGCCCAGCAGGACAACGAGCAGTGGCACCTGCTGATCCTCGAGGAGCTCTGCGCGCGGCTCGGCGCGCGCGAGTCGTGGCTGCTCCATCGCGCGATCCCGCAGGTGCTCGCGATGGTCTACTACCACCTGAGCTGGTTGCTCTACGTCCTCCATCCGGCGTGGAGCTACGCGCTGAACCGCGACTTCGAGGACCACGCCGAGCGCGAGTACATGGCGTTCGTGGCTGCGCACCCGGAGCTCGAGCGCGAGCCCTTCGCGTCGCGCTACGAGGCCGAGTACGGCACGTACCTGAGCGTCGCGGATCTGCTGCGGCAGATCGCGCTCGACGAGCGCGAGCACAAGCTCGAGAGCGAGGCGCGCATCCCGTCGCCGCGCTTCGGCCTCGAGCGAGCCTGA
- a CDS encoding hemerythrin domain-containing protein, whose product MTSTLRALIEDEHRELDALLARADAAGLLDLEAFEALRARLLRHIAIEEKLILAEVRVVRGGEPIEGARRVRVEHGAIASLLVGTPDVALVAELRSLLIAHEAFEEQGLYAACEVVLGPERALDIAHRARTYPAIPVAKHFDGPLVPRTAADALRGAARMKFAAGGH is encoded by the coding sequence GTGACCAGCACGCTGCGCGCGCTGATCGAGGACGAGCACCGCGAGCTCGACGCGCTCCTCGCGCGCGCCGACGCGGCCGGCCTGCTCGACCTCGAGGCGTTCGAGGCGCTCCGCGCGCGGCTGCTCCGGCACATCGCGATCGAGGAGAAGCTGATCCTCGCCGAGGTGCGCGTGGTGCGCGGCGGCGAGCCGATCGAGGGCGCGCGCCGGGTGCGCGTCGAGCACGGCGCGATCGCGTCGCTGCTCGTCGGCACGCCCGACGTCGCGCTGGTGGCCGAGCTGCGATCGCTCCTGATCGCCCACGAGGCGTTCGAGGAGCAGGGCCTCTACGCGGCGTGCGAAGTGGTGCTGGGCCCCGAGCGCGCGCTCGACATCGCACATCGCGCGCGTACCTACCCCGCGATCCCGGTCGCGAAGCACTTCGACGGGCCGCTGGTGCCGCGCACCGCGGCCGACGCGCTGCGCGGCGCGGCCCGGATGAAGTTCGCCGCGGGCGGACACTGA
- a CDS encoding DUF542 domain-containing protein produces the protein MSIDVSRPVADLVTAHPELAAVLQRHRIDFCCRGARPLRDWCADRGLDTAVVARELDAAIAARVPTDDDPRALSTPALAQHIVTRHHGYLREALPFLVPLAAKVARVHGDRDLRLVELRTIVEELDASLRPHLEREELELFSMIARGDRVPQHELDAMREEHLGVGALLERMREAARDYVVPEGACRSWTTLLRELETLERDVLIHVHLENHVLAPRLESEAS, from the coding sequence ATGAGCATCGACGTCTCTCGGCCGGTGGCCGATCTCGTGACCGCGCACCCCGAGCTCGCGGCGGTGCTGCAGCGCCACCGCATCGACTTCTGCTGCCGCGGCGCGCGCCCGCTGCGCGACTGGTGCGCCGACCGCGGGCTCGACACCGCCGTGGTCGCGCGCGAGCTCGACGCCGCGATCGCCGCGCGGGTCCCGACCGACGACGACCCGCGCGCGCTCTCCACGCCCGCGCTCGCGCAGCACATCGTCACGCGCCATCACGGCTACCTGCGCGAGGCGCTGCCCTTCCTCGTGCCCCTCGCCGCGAAGGTCGCCCGGGTGCACGGCGATCGTGATCTGCGCCTCGTCGAGCTGCGCACGATCGTCGAGGAGCTCGACGCGTCGCTGCGCCCGCACCTCGAGCGCGAGGAGCTCGAGCTCTTCTCGATGATCGCGCGCGGCGACCGCGTCCCGCAGCACGAGCTCGACGCGATGCGCGAGGAGCACCTCGGGGTCGGCGCGCTGCTCGAGCGCATGCGCGAAGCGGCGCGCGACTACGTCGTGCCCGAGGGCGCGTGCCGCAGCTGGACCACGCTGCTCCGCGAGCTCGAGACCCTCGAGCGCGACGTGCTGATCCACGTGCACCTCGAGAACCACGTGCTCGCGCCGCGGCTCGAGAGCGAGGCGTCGTGA
- a CDS encoding LysR family transcriptional regulator, protein MREVDDVPSLDLLRCFVTLHRERHLSRAAIRLGLSQPAMSRALTRLRDAFDDPLFVRTPRGMVPTARADELAPRVVSVLEAAAALVRPTELDPAQLTRTFVVATSGFVDAQLLSRLTPLLVHEAPGVSITTRPNTDDLAESLASGRVDLMIGVSGSVPRDAHRTRLYEESWVCAVRRDHPDVGKRLSLERYAKLPHLLVAPGGHPGSHVDTALAARGLARRVVLRIHAFAPAPAIVAGSDLVVTAPRRIMEPLARPFGLRLFPPPIEIPGSTIVAAWHPRSQDDPAHAWFRAALVAAVKG, encoded by the coding sequence ATGCGCGAAGTGGATGACGTCCCGAGCCTCGATCTGTTGCGGTGCTTCGTCACCCTCCACCGCGAGCGCCACCTCTCGCGCGCCGCGATCCGCCTGGGGCTCAGCCAGCCCGCGATGAGCCGCGCGCTCACCCGGCTGCGCGATGCGTTCGACGATCCGCTGTTCGTGCGCACGCCGCGCGGGATGGTCCCCACCGCGCGCGCCGACGAGCTCGCGCCGCGCGTCGTCTCGGTGCTCGAGGCCGCGGCCGCGCTGGTGCGCCCGACCGAGCTCGATCCCGCGCAGCTCACGCGCACGTTCGTCGTCGCGACCTCGGGGTTCGTCGACGCGCAGCTCCTCTCGCGGCTCACGCCGCTGCTCGTGCACGAGGCGCCCGGCGTGTCGATCACCACCCGTCCGAACACCGACGATCTCGCAGAGTCGCTCGCGAGCGGGCGCGTCGATCTGATGATCGGCGTCTCGGGCAGCGTGCCGCGCGACGCGCACCGCACCCGCCTCTACGAGGAGAGCTGGGTGTGCGCGGTGCGTCGCGATCATCCCGACGTCGGCAAGCGGCTCTCGCTCGAGCGCTACGCGAAGCTGCCGCACCTGCTGGTCGCGCCGGGCGGGCATCCCGGCAGCCACGTCGACACCGCGCTCGCCGCGCGCGGCCTCGCGCGGCGCGTCGTGCTGCGCATCCACGCGTTCGCGCCGGCGCCCGCGATCGTCGCGGGCTCGGACCTCGTGGTCACCGCGCCGCGCCGGATCATGGAGCCGCTCGCGCGTCCGTTCGGATTGCGCCTCTTCCCTCCTCCGATCGAGATCCCGGGCTCGACGATCGTCGCAGCCTGGCACCCGCGCTCGCAGGACGATCCCGCGCACGCCTGGTTCCGTGCCGCGCTGGTCGCCGCCGTGAAGGGCTGA
- a CDS encoding ester cyclase — MLTVFGATGNTGSVVAERLLAAGAKVRAVVRDRGKGAALAAKGAELVVGDVTDAALVARALEGAEGAYLIVPPDLRATDLLAKSRSIVAHYVAGLTRAKVPHAVFLSSVGAQHASGTGPTRLSHEAERALRAVGGIRFTFVRAPFFMENLLASAHAMRSDGALPVMGGGEQHAIPMVAARDLADVAADALLAPPSATEIVEVRGPRDRSFVEAAAIASEILGRDVTTRVVPVDAIVPMLTSTGMSENVASLFRELSEGIARGLLSYEGTGRSVRGRVTLEEVLRRGLAPSDASLVVRRVFDEVVNQRRMELLPELFAADYVGAQGERGPAAFGALIEGLRGGFPDIEYVLDEVITQGERVAVRWSWSGTHRGAFRGIAPTGRAITHRGMSFFELRGGRITRSWTELDRQAFAERLSG, encoded by the coding sequence ATGCTCACGGTCTTCGGAGCCACGGGGAACACGGGATCGGTGGTCGCGGAGCGTCTGCTCGCAGCGGGCGCGAAGGTGCGCGCGGTGGTGCGCGATCGCGGCAAGGGCGCGGCGCTCGCCGCGAAGGGCGCGGAGCTGGTGGTGGGCGACGTCACCGACGCGGCGCTCGTCGCGCGCGCGCTCGAGGGCGCCGAGGGCGCGTACCTGATCGTGCCGCCCGATCTGCGGGCGACGGATCTTCTCGCGAAGAGCCGCTCGATCGTCGCGCACTACGTCGCGGGGCTCACGCGCGCGAAGGTGCCGCACGCGGTGTTCCTGTCGTCGGTGGGCGCCCAGCACGCGTCGGGCACCGGGCCGACGCGGCTGAGCCACGAGGCGGAGCGCGCGCTGCGCGCGGTGGGTGGCATCCGCTTCACGTTCGTGCGCGCGCCGTTCTTCATGGAGAACCTCCTCGCGAGCGCGCACGCGATGCGGAGCGACGGAGCGCTGCCGGTGATGGGCGGCGGGGAGCAGCACGCGATCCCGATGGTCGCGGCGCGCGATCTCGCGGACGTGGCGGCGGACGCGCTGCTCGCGCCGCCGAGCGCGACCGAGATCGTCGAGGTGCGCGGACCGCGGGATCGCAGCTTCGTCGAGGCGGCGGCGATCGCGTCGGAGATCCTCGGACGCGACGTGACGACGCGCGTGGTGCCCGTCGATGCGATCGTGCCGATGCTGACGAGCACCGGGATGTCGGAGAACGTCGCGTCGCTGTTCCGCGAGCTGAGCGAGGGCATCGCGCGCGGGCTGCTCTCCTACGAGGGCACGGGCCGCAGCGTGCGCGGCCGGGTGACGCTCGAGGAGGTGCTGCGTCGTGGTCTCGCGCCGAGCGATGCGAGCCTCGTCGTGCGGCGCGTGTTCGACGAGGTGGTGAACCAGCGTCGCATGGAGCTCTTGCCGGAGCTCTTCGCGGCGGACTACGTGGGCGCGCAGGGCGAGCGTGGGCCCGCCGCGTTCGGCGCGCTGATCGAGGGACTGCGCGGTGGGTTCCCCGACATCGAGTACGTGCTCGACGAGGTGATCACGCAGGGCGAACGCGTCGCGGTGCGGTGGTCGTGGTCGGGCACCCACCGCGGCGCGTTCCGAGGGATCGCGCCGACGGGACGCGCGATCACGCATCGCGGGATGAGCTTCTTCGAGCTGCGCGGAGGACGCATCACGCGCTCGTGGACCGAGCTCGACCGTCAGGCGTTCGCCGAGCGTCTGAGCGGATGA
- a CDS encoding aspartate ammonia-lyase codes for MSSSQGAFDLSIHTARGVDGAERRTEKDSLGSVDVPASAYWGVHTARALENFAISGRPIADYPDLVHGLACVKQAAARANAEIGALPRERAALIDRAAALIKKGRFLDQFVVDVMQGGAGTSTNMNANEVIANVGLELAGHRLGDYRHLDPLDDVNRSQSTNDVYPTALKIALDSALGRLLREMESLVGAFRERGSVFAGVLKVGRTQLQDAVPMTLGQELEGFAITLADDVANLREIAHHLHEINLGATAVGTGITADPRYASAVRKHLSEITGIELRTATHLVAATSDMGSFMQLSGGLKRFAMKLSKICNDLRLLASGPQCGLGEIRLPPRQAGSSIMPGKVNPVIPEVVNEVAFVVAGADVTVAMACEAGQLQLNAFGPVVAHALLESLKWLTAAVITLRDNCVVGIEANRARLAEQTSSFVGVVTALTPYIGYAAAADLARRALDGEGTIAELVVRAGLMDRADVDVLLTPERLSGLDVSVPRLSRDGRARETGNGGREP; via the coding sequence ATGAGCAGCTCGCAGGGCGCGTTCGACCTCAGCATCCACACCGCACGCGGCGTCGACGGCGCCGAGCGACGCACCGAGAAGGACTCACTCGGATCGGTGGACGTCCCGGCGTCGGCATATTGGGGCGTCCACACCGCGAGAGCGCTCGAGAACTTCGCGATCAGCGGACGTCCGATCGCCGACTATCCCGATCTCGTGCACGGCCTCGCGTGCGTGAAGCAGGCGGCGGCGCGCGCCAACGCGGAGATCGGCGCCCTGCCGCGCGAGCGCGCCGCGCTGATCGATCGCGCCGCCGCGCTGATCAAGAAGGGCCGCTTCCTCGACCAATTCGTGGTCGACGTGATGCAGGGCGGCGCCGGGACGTCGACGAACATGAACGCCAACGAGGTGATCGCGAACGTCGGGCTCGAGCTCGCCGGGCACCGTCTCGGCGACTATCGCCATCTCGATCCGCTCGACGACGTGAATCGCAGTCAGAGCACGAACGACGTCTATCCGACTGCGCTCAAGATCGCGCTCGACTCGGCGCTCGGTCGACTGCTCCGCGAGATGGAGTCGCTCGTCGGCGCGTTCCGAGAGCGCGGAAGCGTGTTCGCGGGTGTGCTCAAGGTGGGCCGCACGCAGCTCCAGGACGCCGTCCCGATGACGCTCGGACAAGAGCTCGAAGGGTTCGCGATCACGCTCGCCGACGACGTCGCGAACCTGCGCGAGATCGCGCACCACCTCCACGAGATCAACCTCGGCGCGACCGCGGTCGGCACCGGGATCACCGCCGATCCTCGCTATGCGTCGGCGGTGCGAAAGCATCTGTCGGAGATCACCGGCATCGAGCTGCGGACTGCCACGCACCTCGTCGCCGCGACGAGCGACATGGGCTCGTTCATGCAGCTCTCGGGCGGGCTCAAGCGCTTCGCGATGAAGCTCTCGAAGATCTGCAACGACCTGCGGCTGCTCGCGTCGGGCCCGCAGTGTGGGCTCGGCGAGATCCGACTTCCGCCGCGCCAGGCGGGCTCGAGCATCATGCCGGGCAAGGTGAACCCGGTGATCCCGGAGGTCGTCAACGAGGTCGCGTTCGTCGTCGCGGGCGCCGACGTGACCGTCGCGATGGCGTGCGAGGCCGGACAGCTGCAGCTCAACGCGTTCGGCCCGGTCGTCGCGCACGCGCTGCTCGAGAGCCTCAAGTGGCTCACCGCGGCGGTGATCACGCTGCGCGACAATTGCGTCGTCGGGATCGAGGCCAATCGGGCGCGGCTGGCCGAACAGACATCCTCGTTCGTCGGTGTGGTGACCGCGCTGACTCCGTACATCGGATATGCGGCGGCCGCGGATCTCGCGAGGCGCGCGCTGGACGGCGAAGGCACGATCGCCGAGCTCGTCGTGCGCGCCGGGCTGATGGATCGCGCCGACGTCGACGTGCTGCTCACGCCGGAGCGCTTGTCGGGACTGGACGTCTCGGTGCCTCGTCTCTCGCGCGACGGCCGCGCGCGAGAGACGGGCAATGGAGGACGCGAGCCGTGA
- a CDS encoding leucyl aminopeptidase, whose translation MNFPSFHAAAVAEFHPAPSVDEITATRIRVAKSAPKNAGAIGVPVGTEGDVPSELGLDRATLAAAGFEGKSGQTLVVPRPGQPALVAVGLGADSERDLASLRHAAASFARAGAHYGHLAFALPALRDVSLAHVAQAAVEGALLARYRYRPLKRKTEQEPPLEELTIVSSAGEDEVKRGIDRGRITARATELARDLSNAPATLLTARHMAEIAKVVADASGLEIEVFDEKKLAELGCGGMLGVNAGSSEPPRLIKLTYRPKADGKGAGRISLIGKGIMYDSGGISLKPNDLVHAAMKTDMSGAAAILGAMSALSALGCKNAVTGYLMCTDNMPGGNAMRLGDVLTARGGKTVEVLNTDAEGRLVMMDGLVLATEESPPPQAIIDIATLTGACERALGNDNAGIMGNHQGLIDQLKAAADTTDETIWQFPLDRRLRKELDSEVADIKNIGGPLAGQITAALFLEEFVNGLPWAHIDIAGTSRVETDKTWRSKGATGFGTRLLIDFLMDFKAPEQPKAKVKN comes from the coding sequence ATGAACTTCCCGTCCTTCCACGCGGCGGCGGTCGCCGAGTTCCACCCCGCGCCCTCGGTCGACGAGATCACGGCGACGAGGATCCGCGTCGCGAAGTCGGCGCCGAAGAACGCGGGCGCGATCGGTGTGCCGGTGGGCACGGAGGGCGACGTGCCGAGCGAGCTCGGGCTCGATCGCGCCACGCTCGCCGCCGCCGGGTTCGAAGGAAAGTCCGGCCAGACGCTGGTCGTCCCGCGCCCCGGCCAGCCCGCGCTCGTCGCGGTCGGGCTCGGTGCCGACTCCGAGCGCGATCTCGCCTCGCTCCGGCACGCGGCCGCGAGCTTCGCGCGCGCCGGTGCTCACTACGGCCACCTCGCGTTCGCGCTCCCGGCGCTGCGCGACGTCTCGCTCGCGCACGTCGCGCAGGCCGCCGTCGAAGGAGCGCTCCTCGCGCGCTATCGATATCGCCCGCTCAAGCGCAAGACCGAGCAGGAGCCGCCGCTCGAAGAGCTCACGATCGTCTCGAGCGCCGGCGAGGACGAGGTGAAGCGCGGCATCGATCGCGGGCGCATCACCGCGCGCGCGACCGAGCTCGCGCGCGATCTCTCGAACGCGCCGGCCACGCTGCTCACCGCGCGCCACATGGCGGAGATCGCGAAGGTCGTCGCCGACGCGTCGGGCCTCGAGATCGAGGTCTTCGACGAGAAGAAGCTCGCCGAGCTCGGCTGCGGCGGAATGCTCGGCGTCAACGCCGGCAGCTCGGAGCCCCCGCGCCTCATCAAGCTCACGTATCGCCCGAAGGCCGACGGCAAGGGCGCGGGCCGCATCTCGCTGATCGGCAAGGGCATCATGTACGACTCGGGCGGCATCAGCCTGAAGCCGAACGACCTCGTGCACGCCGCGATGAAGACGGATATGTCGGGCGCCGCGGCGATCCTCGGTGCGATGTCCGCGCTCTCCGCCCTCGGCTGCAAGAACGCAGTCACCGGATATCTGATGTGCACCGACAACATGCCTGGCGGAAACGCCATGCGGCTCGGCGACGTGCTCACGGCGCGTGGTGGGAAGACCGTCGAAGTCCTCAACACCGACGCCGAAGGACGGCTCGTGATGATGGACGGGCTCGTGCTGGCGACCGAAGAGAGCCCGCCTCCGCAGGCGATCATCGACATCGCGACGCTCACCGGCGCGTGCGAGCGCGCGCTCGGCAACGACAACGCCGGGATCATGGGCAATCACCAGGGCCTGATCGATCAGCTCAAAGCGGCCGCCGACACCACCGACGAGACGATCTGGCAGTTCCCGCTCGATCGCCGGCTGCGCAAGGAGCTCGACTCCGAGGTGGCCGACATCAAGAACATCGGCGGTCCGCTCGCCGGTCAGATCACCGCGGCGCTCTTCCTCGAGGAGTTCGTGAACGGCCTGCCGTGGGCGCACATCGACATCGCGGGCACGTCTCGCGTCGAGACCGACAAGACGTGGCGCTCGAAGGGCGCGACCGGGTTCGGCACGCGGCTCCTCATCGACTTCTTGATGGACTTCAAGGCACCGGAGCAGCCGAAGGCGAAGGTGAAGAACTGA
- a CDS encoding AbgT family transporter, which translates to MVIPTGDEAAEPPAREEKTRLERFLNTIERVGNKVPHPAVIFVLLIAFVVVLSHVFYALGASVTYEAIDPETHAVSMTTTYAQSLLTADGIRFMYENVVQNFMNFNAVGVIIVAMLGVGVADASGLITALIKKLVHIAPRKALTYILVFVGILSSIAADAGYLVLIPLGAAAFLSIGRHPLAGLAASFAGVAAVFTVNILIKPLDGILTGITNDAIHLINPQGSIDLTANFWFSVASVIVLTLVVSIVTERIVEPRLGTYVGETPALESQGMTAAESRGLKLAGLATLAVLAVFALLSIPDGAPLRNPETGTLIGDSPLMTGLIVLVTFIFLAAGLGYGLGAKTITSITDVTGAMEKAVSGLGGLIFLLFVISQFLAFFTYSNLATLAAVEMGDFLADAGLGALPLLLGFVLVVAVLDLIMTGAIPKWAIFAPVFVPLLMRLGVEPEAVLAAYRVGDGPLNAVSPLNAYFALIVTFSAKYQKDAGVGTLVALMLPYVVVVTVAWMILLALWQVLGLPWGL; encoded by the coding sequence ATGGTGATCCCTACGGGCGACGAAGCCGCCGAGCCTCCCGCTCGCGAAGAGAAGACGAGGCTCGAGCGGTTCCTGAACACCATCGAGCGGGTGGGGAACAAGGTCCCGCACCCCGCGGTGATCTTCGTCCTCCTGATCGCGTTCGTCGTGGTGCTCTCCCACGTCTTCTACGCGCTCGGCGCGAGCGTGACCTACGAGGCGATCGATCCCGAGACCCACGCGGTCTCGATGACGACGACCTACGCCCAGAGCCTGCTCACCGCGGACGGCATTCGGTTCATGTACGAGAACGTCGTCCAGAATTTCATGAACTTCAACGCGGTGGGCGTGATCATCGTCGCGATGCTCGGCGTCGGAGTCGCCGACGCGTCGGGGCTGATCACCGCGCTGATCAAGAAGCTGGTGCACATCGCGCCGAGAAAGGCGCTGACGTACATCCTGGTGTTCGTCGGCATCCTCTCGAGCATCGCCGCCGACGCCGGCTATCTCGTGCTCATCCCGCTCGGCGCGGCGGCGTTCCTCAGCATCGGGCGTCATCCGCTGGCAGGTCTCGCGGCCTCGTTCGCCGGTGTCGCCGCGGTGTTCACGGTGAACATCCTGATCAAGCCGCTCGATGGAATCCTCACCGGGATCACCAACGACGCGATTCACCTCATCAACCCGCAAGGCTCGATCGATCTCACTGCGAACTTCTGGTTCTCGGTCGCGTCGGTGATCGTGCTGACCCTCGTCGTCTCGATCGTCACCGAGAGGATCGTCGAGCCTCGCCTCGGTACGTATGTCGGCGAGACTCCTGCGCTCGAGAGCCAGGGAATGACTGCCGCGGAGTCGCGCGGGCTCAAGCTCGCGGGCCTGGCGACGCTCGCAGTCCTCGCGGTGTTCGCGCTGCTCTCGATCCCGGACGGCGCGCCGCTGCGCAATCCCGAGACTGGCACGCTCATCGGCGACTCGCCGCTGATGACTGGCCTCATCGTGCTGGTCACGTTCATCTTCCTCGCGGCCGGTCTGGGATACGGGCTCGGCGCGAAGACGATCACGTCGATCACCGACGTCACGGGCGCGATGGAGAAGGCCGTGTCGGGCCTCGGCGGCCTGATCTTCCTGCTCTTCGTGATCAGCCAGTTCCTCGCGTTCTTCACCTACTCGAACCTCGCGACGCTCGCGGCGGTCGAGATGGGTGATTTCCTCGCGGACGCGGGCCTCGGAGCGCTCCCCCTGCTCCTCGGGTTCGTGCTCGTCGTCGCGGTGCTCGATCTGATCATGACGGGCGCGATCCCGAAGTGGGCGATCTTCGCGCCGGTGTTCGTGCCGCTCCTGATGCGGCTGGGCGTCGAGCCCGAGGCCGTGCTCGCGGCCTATCGCGTCGGTGACGGACCGCTCAACGCCGTCTCGCCGCTGAACGCGTATTTCGCCCTGATCGTCACGTTCTCCGCGAAGTACCAGAAGGACGCGGGCGTCGGGACGCTGGTCGCGCTGATGCTCCCGTACGTCGTCGTCGTGACGGTCGCGTGGATGATCCTGCTCGCGTTGTGGCAGGTGCTCGGACTTCCCTGGGGACTCTGA